In Gammaproteobacteria bacterium, the genomic stretch AGACGATGCATTCGGCCTTGTGGGCGAGCGCCTGACGCTCCTCGTCTGACATATCGGGGCGGATGCACACCCAGATATCGAAGTCGCTGGTGTCGGAGTACGCGATGGTGCCGCTCGATCCCATCAGGTAGATCGCCTGGATGTCGAAACGCCGCTGGGCACGGCGCTGATAGGTGAAACTCTTGAACAGGCGCCGTGCGGCCTCGATGCAGCGATTGCCGGGCGTGTACTCGGCGACCCCCGCAGGCGTCTTGCTGGACAGGTAACCGGGCAGCACGGGGTGGTTGATGTGGAACAGCAGCGGCAGCAACTCGAAGAAAATCTTCTGGCGATCACGCAGACTCTGGTAGACGCGCTTGAGGCGATCGTTGTTGATTGCCATGAAGCGGCGCTTGATGGTGCGCAGCTCCATGCCGTCGATGTTCAGGGCCTGGTCGTCGAGCGGCGTTATTCCGTGCGCATCGGCCGGCCTCGTTCCGGGGGGTGTGGGCATGGCCCGCCTACAGCGCGACGGCCGTGCCGCCGCGCGTGCTGCGCGCCTGCTCGAGTGCCGTGTGCGCCCGGCGCAGCAGCGTGGCGGCGTCGTCCGTCTTCTGTAATTCGACGACACCGTAGGCCGCCCAGGTCGAGTCCTTACCCTCGAATTCATGGCTCAGGCGCGCACTGAGCTTTTCGGTGAGCCGGAGGGCGTCGGTCTGGCGGGTCTCGGGCAGGGCGATGATGAACTCGTGGCTGTTACTGATGCCGATGATGTCCGCCCAGCGCAGTTCATCCCGGAGTACCTTGCTCACCTGCACCAGGAAGGCGGGCTCGGCCGGCTCTCCGTAAGCATCCATCATGAGCAGGGCCAGCGGGCTGTTGTAACGGCGGCTGCGTGACACCTGAGGTTCCAGCGCGACCATGAGCCCACGCGGGTTGAGGATGCCGGTCGTGTGGTCGTGCAGGGCCTGGGCGTCCAGCACGGTCCGCAGCCGCTCGCGGTCGGAGATGTCGCGCAGCAGCCGGGCACGGACCGCCGCCGCGCCGGACGGCAGCGGCAGATCGATGGGTGCGAAATGGTGCGTCTGCTGGTTGTCGTCCCGGAACGTGAGCGCGTCACTCCCGGTCACCAGGTCACGCAACGGACCGGCGGGCAGCTCCCCGGCCCTGTGGGTGAGCAGTCGCAACGCCTGGCTCGCGAGCAGGGTGCGTGCGGCCGGGTTGAGTGCCACGATACGGTCGGCGGCATCGAACAACAGGATGGGGTCGGGGCAGCCGTCGATCAGAGCAACGGCCTGCTCCAGGACGAGATATTCCTTCATGGATGCTCCAGGTGCGAATGGGAGTGGGGCTAGCGTCCCGTCCTATAGCGACTGCGGGGGGCGCGGCTTGAGGCCCCGAGAAATGCGGGAATAGTTGATTTAGTGGAATTTTCCACTGTGGGGGGCGTCAGGAATCCGACGTCTCTTCGGGGTCATCGAGGGAATATTCGCGGGCCCGTCTGGCATCACCGCGTACGCGCTCGGCGGGGTAGCGCCGCTCGTTCAACTCGATCTTGTCGTTGGCCGCGGCGAGCAAGTCGATGCCGAGCTTGTCGGCGATGCGTACCAGATAGATCAGGATGTCGGCCAACTCCAGCCGCACCTCGGTGAGCTTATCCTCGGGGAGTTCGCGGCTTGCCGCCTGGGTCAGCCACTGGAAATGCTCGACCAGCTCGGCGGCCTCCGCGATCAGGGCCATGGACAGGTTCTTGGGCGAATGGAACTGATCCCAGTCGCGGCGTGCCGCGAAATCTGCGAGGCGCTGGCGGAGACCCTCCAGGCTGTCACCATGGGTCGGCACGATCATTGCTTTTACTTCGCTCCACTGTCTCTGGAAGAGGTTGCGAGCCGACATGCCGCGACGTCCGCCGCCCCGTCTCGCCGGGCGGCCGGCGCGATGGGGGATGGACCCGGCAGCACAGCGAATCGATGCCCGCAGGTCAACATAGCATAATCGCCCTTCTCGGCCTCGGTCTGAGTCTGGCGGCGGGCCCATCGATGTCGGCGGAGGTCCGCGGCGTAGTGACCCTGCAGCAGGCCACCGCGTTCGGCAGCCAGGCCGAGCCACTGCGATTTCCCGTCAGTGTCGCGCTCTTTCCGCTGGAAGGCCAACGTCTGCCGTTACAGCCGCCGGCACGGCACGACGTGATGCTGCAGGGGAATACGCTCTGGCCGCCCTACCTCGTGCTCCACCGCGGCGACCGGTTGCGCTTCCACAGCGACGATGGTCTCTACCACGAACTCTTTTCCCATACACCCCACCCTCGCCAGGGCAAGTCGTCCCTGGAGGTGCGGCTGGGGCCGGCCACCGTGGGCCGGGAGGCGAGCCTGAGCATGGACGAGGCGGCCGATTGGCATTGGTTTTGCCGCATCCACACCCACAGCTATGCGCGGGTGGATGTGGTGGACACGCCGCTGATACGGATGGTGCACCCTGGCGAGCTGTTTGAATTCAGTGGACTACCGTCGGGAAAATGGCGGCTTCGGATTGCGGCTCCGGGTGCGGAGACCCGCTACCTGGAGGTCCAAGCGCTCACCGCCCCACCGCCGCTGGAGGTCCACATCGCGGTCAAGGGTTTCGCACCCGGGGCCGGCGCGCTGCAGCCTCTGCCAAGCGTCGAACAGTTGTATCCGAGCCAGCCCGGGACCTGACGCCATGAACATCAGCCAGAAGAACACGCTGTTCGTCGTCATGCTGGTGGTCCTGGTGCTCGCCGGCGTCAGCCTGTCCGGCTACCTGCTGATCCGCGACCATGTCGAGGCCGAGGTCGATCGCGATCTGACGCGTGCGCAGCGGGTGTTCGTCGAGGCGCAGAAGCACGCCTTCGACCGGCTGGTGATGGCCACCCGCGGCGTCAGCCGGGAGCCGGCTCTGCTGGCGGCCGCGCTGACCGGCGATGCTGCGACCCTGCGCAGCATGCTGGAAGACCTCTATCCGCGCCCGGGCATCGACCTGCTCGCGGTGTTCCTGGGTCGCGGTCCCGGCGCGGCCTCGGCCGAGGGCCGCAAGCCGCATTTCACCTCGCCGCAGGTGCTGGCCTCCGAGCCTCTGCAACAGCTGGTCCGCGAGATCGGCGACGGTGCGGACGTCGCCTTCGGCAACGCCCTGGTGTTCGATACCTTCCTGCGCCTGACCGCGATCCCCATCGAGAGCCCGCTCGGCGGCGCCATCGGTGTGCTGGTCGCGGGCGAGGAGATCCAGCAGACCGCGGTTGATGGGTTGAAGCTGCTGGTGCGTGCGGACGTCGCGCTGTACTCCGGCAACCTGGTGCTGGGCACGACCTTGCCGGTGACTGCCGAGATCCTGGCGCAGCTGAGCTACGTCGATGGGCACCGCGCACCGTTGCGCTTCGATGCCGGCGGTGCCAGCTACATCGGGCATGTCTATCCGGTGCTGGCCGGCGACGGCCGGACGACCGTAGCGCATGTGCTGCTGGCGCATTCCGCTGACAACTACTGGGCACCCTACCGGGAACTGGGCAAGCGCGGCGTCGTCATCGCCGGGCTCATTCTCCTGATTGCGGCGCTGATCGGCATCAGTGTCAGCCGTGCCACGCTGACCCGTCCGATCATGGCCCTGGCCGAGGCCACCCGCCACATCGCAGCCGGTGATCTCACCTACCAGGTGCGGGTCCGGCGCCGTGACGAACTGGGGCAGCTGGCCAACTCATTCAATTACATGCTGGCCGATCTGAGCACCTCACAGACGGAGTTGGAGCGCAATCGCCAGCGTTTCCACGACTTCGCCGAGAGTTCTTCCGACTGGTTGTGGGAGACTGACCACGATGGCCGTCTGATCTATGTGTCGACGGGCGTGGTGGAGACGTTGGGCATAACGTCGGAGAGCTTCATCGGCAATACCTTTGCACAGATGTTCCCGCGCGATGATCTCACCGAGATCATGGGGCGCCTGCTGCCGACCGAGGATCACCACCGCTACCCCTTCAAGGAGATCGAGTGCAGCGTCACCCTGGCCGATGGCACACGGCGGTATCTGCGTCTCAACGGCATGCCGGTGCTGAGCGACGGGGTTCTCCACGGTTACCGCGGCACCACCCGCGACGTGTCCAAGTCCAAGCAGGACGAGGTGCGCCTCACGGTGCTTTCCAATCAGGATCAGCTGACCGGTCTGGCCAACCGCCGCCGCTTCCTGATCGACCTTGCCCACGAGATCCGCCATGCGCAGTCGCGCAACCGTTCGGGCATCCTGATGCTGATCGACCTGGATCATCTGAAGCTGATCAACGACACCGCCGGTCATTCCGTCGGCGACGAGCTGATCGTGCAGATTGCCGGAGTCCTCGGCCGTCTATGCCGCAACGAGGATCTGCTGGCGCGCCTCAGCGGTGACGAGTTCGCCATGGCCTTTCCAGGCATGGATGTGCCGCAGGCACAGGCCAAGGCACGAGACGTGCTGGATGCGATCATCGAACACCGGCCGCTGCACCAGGGCCGTGCACTGCGGGTGTCGGCCAGTATCGGCGTGGTGACCTTCCCGGAAGCGGGTGGCGACGCGGTTGAGCTGCTGGCCAAGGCCGACACGGCCATGTACGCCGCCAAGGATGCCGGTCGTAATCGCGCCAAGTTTTATGTCGAGGGCGACATGGCGCGCGAGCGCATGGGTACACAGCTGGCGTGGAAGACCCGCATCGTCGAGGCGCTGGAGAATGATCTGTTCGAGCTGGTTTTCCAGCCGATCGCCGCACTCATCGACGGCACGGTGCATCATTTCGAGACGCTGGTACGCATGCGCGACCGTGACGGCGGCAGTCTCATGCCGGGCAACTTCATCCCGACCGCCGAGCAGTTCGGGCTCATCGGCCAGGTCGACCGCGTGATCGTGGCCAAGGCCTTGCGCTACCTGGCCGCCCTGTCGCCGGAATTCGGCTCCGTGGGTATCTCCATCAATCTTTCGGGTATGTCCGTCGGTGACGACGAGGTGCTGAGCCTGATAGAAGGTGAGCTGCGGGAGACCGGTGTCGATCCGCGGCGCGTCACCTTCGAGGTGACCGAGACGGCCGCCTGTGCGCACATGGCCAAGGCCGCTGAATTCATCGTGCGCATCCGCCAGCTTGGTTGCCACATCTCCCTGGACGATTTTGGTGTCGGGTTCTCATCATTTTCCTACCTGAAGAATCTGCGCGTCGATACGCTCAAGATCGACGGCAGCTTCATCCGCGACATCACCCGCAGCCGCGACGATCAGCTGTTCGTCAAGGCGCTGGTGGACGTTGCCCGCGGCATGGGGATACGCACCATCGCCGAATTCGTCGAGACCTCGGACTGCATGGATCTGCTGCGCCGCCTGGGCGTGGACTACGTGCAAGGCTACTTCGTGGGCCGACCGGCGCGGGCCATCACCCAGATCAGGCTGGGACCGCCGGGCAGCGGTGAGAAGGGTCGCGCCGCGGCCCGCTAGCGTGCGAAACCGTGCTCACGACAACGCACGGAAGTCGTGGCGTATGGGTCCTTCGCCGGCATGCCCGTGCCCAGCCCCGACCGGCCCCTAGGTCTGCAGCCGCACCCGGCCCTGGGCCACCGCTGCGCGCACCCGGGTCGGTGCGGTACCGCCGAGGTGGTCGCGTGCCGCCACCGAGCCTTCCAGCGTCAGCGCCGCGAACACGTCGGCGGTGATGGCGGGTGAGAACCGCTGCAGTTCCTCGAGCGGGAGTTTGGACAGGTCGCGCCCGAGCTCGATGCCGCGCTTGACCGCCTTGCCGACGATCTCGTGGGCGTCACGGAAGGCGGCACCCTTGCGCACCAGATAATCGGCCAGATCGGTGGCGGTGGAAAAGCCGGCCAGCGCGGCTGCGCGCATGCGCGCACGCTGTGGCTGCACGGCGGGCATCATGTCGGCGAACACGCGCAGGCTGCCCTTGACCGTGTCGACGGCGTCGAACAGCGGCTCCTTGTCCTCCTGGTTGTCCTTGTTGTAGGCCAGCGGCTGGCCCTTCATCAGCGTCAGCAGAGCGATGAGGTGACCGTTGACGCGGCCGGTCTTGCCGCGCACCAGCTCGGGCACGTCGGGATTCTTCTTCTGCGGCATGATGCTCGAGCCGGTGCAGAAGCGGTCGGGCAGGTCGACGAAGCCGAACTGTGCCGAGGTCCACAGGATCAACTCCTCGGAAAACCGCGACAGATGCATCATCAGGATCGCGGCGAAGGCACAGAATTCGATGGCGAAGTCGCGGTCGCTGACCGCGTCCAGCGAATTTTCGGCCGGCCGGTCGAAGCCCAGCAGTTCCGCGGTGTAGGCGCGGTCGATGGGATAGGTGGTGCCGGCCAGTGCCGCGGCGCCCAGCGGCATGACGTTCACCCGCCGGCGCAGGTCGCGCAGCCGCTCGTGGTCGCGGTCCAGGTTCTCGAACCAGGCCAGCAGGTGATGGCCGAAGGTCACCGGCATGGCGACCTGCAGGTGAGTGAAGCCGGGCATGATGCTGTCGGCCTCGCGCTCGGCCAGGTCCAGCAGGCCGGCCTGCAGGCGGCGCAGTTCGGCGGCGATCAGGTCGATCTCAGCGCGTAGGTACAGGCGCAGATCGGTCGCGACCTGATCGTTGCGCGAGCGCCCGGTGTGCAGTTTCTTGCCGACCGGGCCGATACGTTCGGTCAGACGCGCCTCGATGTTCATGTGCACGTCCTCCAGGGCGACTGACCACTCGAATTCGCCGTGCTCGATCTCGCCGCGGATCGCCGTCAGGCCGTCGACAATGGCGGTGCACTCGTCCGCGCGCAGCACGCCCACCTTGGCCAGCATGCGCGCGTGGGCGATGGAGCCGGCAATGTCGTAGGCGTAGAGGCGCCGGTCGAAGCCCACCGAGGCGGTGAAGGCCTGGACGAAGGCATCGGTGGATTCACTGAAGCGGCCGCCCCAAAGGGTAGTACCTGTGGGGGTGGTCCCTGTGGGCGTACCGCCCGTAGGGGTGCCGGCAGGTTTGTCGCTGGGCATGGTCGGTTCCATATGGACAACAGGGTAAGGCAGCCGAGTATAACCAAATCATGACCGGATCCGGCAAGGGCGCAAGGGCGCATCAGGCGGTGTCGAGGCCGAACCACATGGCGGGAGCGGGCATCCGCGCGACGCTGGCACCGGCGTTGGCACCGACGCTGGGTGAGACCTTCTTCCTGCCCAATTTCTGCGGCATCCGCGTGGTGTTCGCGGTGGTCGTGGTGGCGCAGCTGCTGTCCTTCATCCTGGTGCTGGCCTCTCCCTGGCAGGGTGACAAGTGGGGCGAGTTGGGGCGGGTGTCGTTGTTCGTGCAGTGGGTCGCGCTGGCGAGCGCCGCGGCGCTGTGCGTACTGCGGCCCTGGCTGGCTCAGCTCAGTGCCCTGGCTGCCGCGCTGATCAGCTATCTGTCGTTGCTGCTGGTGACGGTGGTGCTGAGCCTGGCGGCGGTGCGCTTCACCGGCCCGTTGGAAGGAGGTACGGACGGTTCGGACTTCGTGCTGCGCAATCTCGCCATCAGTGCCGTGCTGAGCGGCATGGTGCTGCGCTACTTCTATGTCCGCCACCAATGGGCGCAACAGGTCGAGGCGGAGGCCCAGGCGCGCATCCAGGCGCTGCAGGCGCGCATCCACCCGCATTTCCTCTTCAACAGTCTGAACACCATCGCCGCACTCACCGTGAGTAACCCCGTGCTCGCCGAAGAGGTCGTGCAGGATCTGGCGGAGTTGTTCCGGGTCACCATGCGTGACCTGCGCGAGCGGGTGAGCCTGCAGCAGGAGCTGGATTTCACCCGCAGCTATCTGCGCATCGAGTCGCAGCGTCTGGGCGGTCGCCTGCGCGTCGATTGGACGCTCAAGAATCTGCCCTTGCAGGCGCACGTCCCGGCCCTGATCCTGCAGCCGCTGGTGGAAAACGCCGTGTATCACGGTATCGAGCCGGCCGCCGCGGGCGGGCGGGTGCACGTCCTCGGCACCTACAATCGGGGCGTGCTGCGTCTGGAGGTGCGCAACCCGCTGCCGCCGCCAACGACGCGCCGGCGCAGCGGCGGTGGCAACCGTATGGCGCTCGACAACATCCGCGAGCGGCTGCAGCTCGCCTACGGCCCCGCGGCACGCCTGGAGATCGATCAGCGCGAGGGCCTTTACCGGGTGCGGGTGCTGTTTCCCCTGCCCGCGGCGGACGAGGTCGTGGCGTGAGGGTGCTGCTGGTCGACGACGAGCCCCTGGCCCGCGAGCGCCTGCGGCGTCTGCTCGCGGACCTGCCCGGCTGCGAGCTGTGCGGGGAGGCCGGTGATGGCCGCGCCGCCCTGGAGTTGTGCGACCGCCTGACGCCGGATGTGGTGCTCATGGACATCCGCATGCCCGGCATGGACGGGCTGGAGGCCGCGCGCCACCTCGCCGGCCTGCCCGCCCCGCCGGCAGTGATCTTCACCACCGCCTTTGGCGATCACGCCCTCGAGGCCTTCGAGGCCTGCGCTGTCGATTATCTGCTCAAGCCTATCCGCAGCGAGCGCCTGGCCGGTGCGCTCGGTAACGCGCGGCGCCTGACCCGGGCCCAGGCCGCGCAGCTGGATACCGACAGCGGCGGCGCACGCAATCACATCTGCGTGCGCGTGCGCGGCAATCTGCAGCTGATCCCGGTCGCCGACATCCGCTATTTCCGCGCCGACAACAAGTATGTAGCCGTGCGCACCGGCACGGGCGAGTACCTGATCGAGGAATCGCTGAAGACGCTGGAGGACGAATTTGGGTCGCGTTTCCTGCGCATCCACCGTAACGCCCTGGTCGCGGTGGACTTCATCACCGGCCTGGAGAGGGCCGCCGAGGGCCAGTGCGGCGTCGCCCTGGCCGGCATCGACGAGCGCCTCGAGGTCAGCCGCCGCCACCAGGCGGATGTGCGTGCCCGGCTGACGGCGTGACGGGGGGAGCGGGTAGACCCCAAAGTCGAAAACCGACGACGGAAGACACGGGCGGTCTTGAATGTCCCTCAGGGCACCTCGCCGCGCACCCGGCTCAGCGCAGTGTCGATATTCTGGTCGAGATAGCCGCCGTAGAACTCGAGGGTATTGATGCCGACCATGCGGTCGGTGAGTTCGCGGCCCTGCGGGTCGAGGAAGAGCACCGTCGGGACTACCGTGACCTGGTAGCGGCTGGCCAGCCGGCCACCATCGATACGGCCACCATCGAAGTCGACCAGCACCCCGGCGTTGTCTATCCTGACTTTCCGAATCAGTACCTTATCGTCGTAGTCGCCGCTGATGAGCATGGGCTTGAGGAACCACTCCTCGAGCTGTCCGCAATAGCCGCAGGTCGATGAGGTGAACGCCAGCAGGATCGGCAGTGAGCGGGCCCCCGCGGTTCGGGCGTCGGCCTCCAGATCATGGATCTCGATCACCTCGGGCACGGCCGCCGCGCTCAGGGTGGGCTGTATCAGCCACGCCAGCGCACAGACCAAGACCTTGAGATACTTGAGCTTGCAACGGACTTCACGCACTCGCTATCCTCCCCGTCTGGGCATCGCCGTGGTCCACGTCGGGCGATGCCGTTCAGCGGTACATCGGGCGCCACTGTGTGGCCGGACCGCTCCCACTGTCAAATCACAGCGCAGCCCATCATGCCCCAACCCGTTTTGCGTATCGCCACCCGAAAGAGCGCCCTGGCCGTGTGGCAGGCCGAACATGTCCGCCAGGGGCTGCAACTCCACCACCCTGGTCTGCAGGTCGAACTGGTCACCATGACCACGCGCGGCGATCAGATCCTCGACAGCCCGCTGGCCAAGGTCGGTGGCAAGGGGCTGTTCGTCAAGGAGCTGGAGCAGGCCATGCTCGATGGCCGGGCGGACATCGCCGTGCATTCCATGAAGGACGTCCCCGTGGACCTGCCGGAGGGGCTGGAGCTGGCCGTGATCCTGGAGCGCGAGGACCCGCGGGATGCCTTCGTGTCCAATGAGTACACCGCACTGGCGGCGCTGCCGCAGCGGGCACGGGTGGGCACTTCCAGTCTGCGGCGCCAGTGCCAGCTGCGGGCGATCCGCCCGGACCTGGTCCTCGGCGATCTGCGCGGCAACGTCAACACCCGCCTGGAGAAGCTCGACCGCGGCGACTTCGATGCCATCATCCTGGCCTGCGCGGGTCTGAAGCGACTGGGCTTCCAGAGCCGCATTCGCGAAGAGCTCGGCCCCGAGGTGCTCCTGCCGGCCATCGGCCAGGGCGCCATCGGCATCGAATGCCGCGTCGGTGACAGCGCCATCCACGACTATATCCGGCCGCTGGGGCATGCCCACACCCGTGACCGGCTGCGTGCCGAGCGGGCGCTCAATCAACGCCTGCAGGGCGGCTGTCAGGTACCGATCGCGGGCTATGCAGAGCTCGATCAGGGTGTGATCGTGCTGCGCGGCCTGGTCGGCCGGCCCGACGGCAGCGAGCTGGTCCGCGGTGTCATCAGCGGCCGGCCCGAGGACGCCGAGGAGCTGGGCGAGGTGCTGGGCGACGATCTGCTCGGCCGCGGTGCGGACGTCATCCTGCGTGAACTCTACGGCGAACACTGAGCGCGGGCCGCTCGCCGGGCGCAGCATCCTGGTGACGCGTCCCGTCCACCAGGCGGGTGAGCTGTGCCGGATGATCGAAGTCGCCGGCGGCCGCGCCGTGCGCTTTCCGGTGCTGGACATCCTGCCGGCGAGCGATCCCGCCGGCGTGCAGGCCGCCCTGGCCCGGCTCGGCGACTACGACCTGGCGATCTTCGTCAGCACCAACGCGGTGAGCCATACCCTGGCGGCACTGACGCCGCGGCCCTGGCCGCCGCAGGTGGCGGTCGCCGCCGTCGGCAGCGCCACGGCGCGGGCGCTGACGGCGCAGGGGCTGGAGGCCATCCATCCACCCCACGAGTTCACCAGCGAGGCGCTGCTGGCGCTGCCGGCCTTGCAGCAGATGGCGGGACGGCGCGTACTGATCCTGCGCGGCGACGGTGGCCGCGAACACCTGCGCGCGGCGCTGCTGGCGCGCGGGGCGCGGGTCGACTATCTGGAGGTGTACCGGCGCGCGCAGTCCGCGGCCGATCCCACCGCACTGCTTGCAGAGTGGCGCCGTGGGATCGACGCTGTCCTGCTCGCCAGCGGCGAAACTCTGCGCCAGCTGCAGGCGATCATTGGTACACTCGGGGAGCCGTTGCTGCGCACCGCCACGCTGGTCGTCGCGCATGCGCGCACCGCCGAGCTGGCGCGCAGCCTGGGCGCCGGCGGAACGATCGTGGTGGCCGCTGATGCGACCGATGCCGCGATGCTGGCGGCCGTGACGCGGCACCTGGCGGCCGGCCCCGCGCGCGACGCGCATGGAACCTGAAAGCTATATTTGCCACAGAACACATGGAAGGTGCCGCAACACCGGACACACTGCGGTGGTGGTTCACCCCCTCGGAGGTGCTGCAGGTATCCGGGTGGTGCGTATCACCAGATCCGTGTTTTTCCGTGTGATTTCGTGGCAAATACGGGTCTTTCACCTTGAATCATGAGCCGGATCGAAGCATGAGCGAAGAACAGCAGAATCACCCACCGTCCGCGCCGGATACTGGTGTGACGCCCACCCCGCCGCCGGCGTCGACAGACCCATCGGCGCCGCCCGCGGCCACCACCACGTCCCGTCGCGACTATGCGTTGCCACTTGCCGTTCTTGCCCTGCTGAGCTCGGCCGGTATCGGTGTGGGGGGTTATTTCATCGGGCACGAGGTGCATCGGCTCGATGCCGTACAGCGCGAGGTGCTCGGCCGGGTCGACGACCGCACACAGGCCTTCGATCAGCGCCTGGCAACCTTCACCGGGCGTCTCGATGACGAGCTCGCGGCCAGTGAACGTGCCCGCCACACGCTCGAAGGCGAGCAACGCACGCTGGCCGCGGCGCAAGTGGCGCTGGAGGGGTCGCTGGGCACGCTGCGTGCCCAGCTCGGCCGCGGGCAGTCGGGCTGGGTGCTGGCGGAGGTCCAGTATCTGCTGCGGGTGGCCAACCAGCGTCTGCAGCTGCAGCGCGACGTGGGCACCGCCGTGGCGGCATTGAGCAGCGCCGACCAGCGCCTGCAGGAACTCGCCGACCCCGGTCTCAATCCCGTGCGCGAACAGCTCGCTCGCGAGATTGCGGCGCTGAACGCGGTCGCCCAGCCGGATATCCCCGGCATCGCCCTGGCCCTGGACAGCCTGGCGACCCGGGTCGCCACCCTGCCGCTCAAGGACACCCGGCCGAGCCACGGCGCCGAGGTGGAAACCGAGCCTGGCGGTGCGGCACCGACGGCGAACGACTGGCGGCGGCTGCCGGCGCTGGTCTGGCGGGAACTCAAGCGTCTGGTGGTGGTGCGCCGCGATGCCACGCCGGTTGCAGCGCTGCTGGCACCCGAGCAGCAGTATTTCCTGCAGCAGAATCTGCGGCTGCAGCTGGAGAGTGCGCGCCTGGCGGCGCTGCAGGCGG encodes the following:
- the argH gene encoding argininosuccinate lyase, which encodes MPSDKPAGTPTGGTPTGTTPTGTTLWGGRFSESTDAFVQAFTASVGFDRRLYAYDIAGSIAHARMLAKVGVLRADECTAIVDGLTAIRGEIEHGEFEWSVALEDVHMNIEARLTERIGPVGKKLHTGRSRNDQVATDLRLYLRAEIDLIAAELRRLQAGLLDLAEREADSIMPGFTHLQVAMPVTFGHHLLAWFENLDRDHERLRDLRRRVNVMPLGAAALAGTTYPIDRAYTAELLGFDRPAENSLDAVSDRDFAIEFCAFAAILMMHLSRFSEELILWTSAQFGFVDLPDRFCTGSSIMPQKKNPDVPELVRGKTGRVNGHLIALLTLMKGQPLAYNKDNQEDKEPLFDAVDTVKGSLRVFADMMPAVQPQRARMRAAALAGFSTATDLADYLVRKGAAFRDAHEIVGKAVKRGIELGRDLSKLPLEELQRFSPAITADVFAALTLEGSVAARDHLGGTAPTRVRAAVAQGRVRLQT
- a CDS encoding uroporphyrinogen-III synthase, translating into MNSTANTERGPLAGRSILVTRPVHQAGELCRMIEVAGGRAVRFPVLDILPASDPAGVQAALARLGDYDLAIFVSTNAVSHTLAALTPRPWPPQVAVAAVGSATARALTAQGLEAIHPPHEFTSEALLALPALQQMAGRRVLILRGDGGREHLRAALLARGARVDYLEVYRRAQSAADPTALLAEWRRGIDAVLLASGETLRQLQAIIGTLGEPLLRTATLVVAHARTAELARSLGAGGTIVVAADATDAAMLAAVTRHLAAGPARDAHGT
- a CDS encoding thioredoxin family protein; its protein translation is MREVRCKLKYLKVLVCALAWLIQPTLSAAAVPEVIEIHDLEADARTAGARSLPILLAFTSSTCGYCGQLEEWFLKPMLISGDYDDKVLIRKVRIDNAGVLVDFDGGRIDGGRLASRYQVTVVPTVLFLDPQGRELTDRMVGINTLEFYGGYLDQNIDTALSRVRGEVP
- a CDS encoding EAL domain-containing protein, whose translation is MNISQKNTLFVVMLVVLVLAGVSLSGYLLIRDHVEAEVDRDLTRAQRVFVEAQKHAFDRLVMATRGVSREPALLAAALTGDAATLRSMLEDLYPRPGIDLLAVFLGRGPGAASAEGRKPHFTSPQVLASEPLQQLVREIGDGADVAFGNALVFDTFLRLTAIPIESPLGGAIGVLVAGEEIQQTAVDGLKLLVRADVALYSGNLVLGTTLPVTAEILAQLSYVDGHRAPLRFDAGGASYIGHVYPVLAGDGRTTVAHVLLAHSADNYWAPYRELGKRGVVIAGLILLIAALIGISVSRATLTRPIMALAEATRHIAAGDLTYQVRVRRRDELGQLANSFNYMLADLSTSQTELERNRQRFHDFAESSSDWLWETDHDGRLIYVSTGVVETLGITSESFIGNTFAQMFPRDDLTEIMGRLLPTEDHHRYPFKEIECSVTLADGTRRYLRLNGMPVLSDGVLHGYRGTTRDVSKSKQDEVRLTVLSNQDQLTGLANRRRFLIDLAHEIRHAQSRNRSGILMLIDLDHLKLINDTAGHSVGDELIVQIAGVLGRLCRNEDLLARLSGDEFAMAFPGMDVPQAQAKARDVLDAIIEHRPLHQGRALRVSASIGVVTFPEAGGDAVELLAKADTAMYAAKDAGRNRAKFYVEGDMARERMGTQLAWKTRIVEALENDLFELVFQPIAALIDGTVHHFETLVRMRDRDGGSLMPGNFIPTAEQFGLIGQVDRVIVAKALRYLAALSPEFGSVGISINLSGMSVGDDEVLSLIEGELRETGVDPRRVTFEVTETAACAHMAKAAEFIVRIRQLGCHISLDDFGVGFSSFSYLKNLRVDTLKIDGSFIRDITRSRDDQLFVKALVDVARGMGIRTIAEFVETSDCMDLLRRLGVDYVQGYFVGRPARAITQIRLGPPGSGEKGRAAAR
- a CDS encoding nucleotide pyrophosphohydrolase; this translates as MIVPTHGDSLEGLRQRLADFAARRDWDQFHSPKNLSMALIAEAAELVEHFQWLTQAASRELPEDKLTEVRLELADILIYLVRIADKLGIDLLAAANDKIELNERRYPAERVRGDARRAREYSLDDPEETSDS
- a CDS encoding LytTR family DNA-binding domain-containing protein; the protein is MRVLLVDDEPLARERLRRLLADLPGCELCGEAGDGRAALELCDRLTPDVVLMDIRMPGMDGLEAARHLAGLPAPPAVIFTTAFGDHALEAFEACAVDYLLKPIRSERLAGALGNARRLTRAQAAQLDTDSGGARNHICVRVRGNLQLIPVADIRYFRADNKYVAVRTGTGEYLIEESLKTLEDEFGSRFLRIHRNALVAVDFITGLERAAEGQCGVALAGIDERLEVSRRHQADVRARLTA
- the hemC gene encoding hydroxymethylbilane synthase → MPQPVLRIATRKSALAVWQAEHVRQGLQLHHPGLQVELVTMTTRGDQILDSPLAKVGGKGLFVKELEQAMLDGRADIAVHSMKDVPVDLPEGLELAVILEREDPRDAFVSNEYTALAALPQRARVGTSSLRRQCQLRAIRPDLVLGDLRGNVNTRLEKLDRGDFDAIILACAGLKRLGFQSRIREELGPEVLLPAIGQGAIGIECRVGDSAIHDYIRPLGHAHTRDRLRAERALNQRLQGGCQVPIAGYAELDQGVIVLRGLVGRPDGSELVRGVISGRPEDAEELGEVLGDDLLGRGADVILRELYGEH
- a CDS encoding sensor domain-containing diguanylate cyclase, producing MKEYLVLEQAVALIDGCPDPILLFDAADRIVALNPAARTLLASQALRLLTHRAGELPAGPLRDLVTGSDALTFRDDNQQTHHFAPIDLPLPSGAAAVRARLLRDISDRERLRTVLDAQALHDHTTGILNPRGLMVALEPQVSRSRRYNSPLALLMMDAYGEPAEPAFLVQVSKVLRDELRWADIIGISNSHEFIIALPETRQTDALRLTEKLSARLSHEFEGKDSTWAAYGVVELQKTDDAATLLRRAHTALEQARSTRGGTAVAL